The Megalobrama amblycephala isolate DHTTF-2021 linkage group LG20, ASM1881202v1, whole genome shotgun sequence genome includes a window with the following:
- the star2 gene encoding steroidogenic acute regulatory protein, mitochondrial isoform X1: MESLSSALSFTGSIKLYRSLLLFAISAGANMLPAVVKLCCGISYPHLRSMAGLQRAALAAFGQEIAHLQSRGQISHPAWSPLRWTRHKQSGKTDPAEQRTAALADEDVFYLKQGEEALNEALKIVESKDGWKLEMAETNGDVIYSKVLRGNRKVFRLEAELDASPEELHDILFVRVEEMHEWNPNIRRIRVLKHVGRNTMVTHEVSAETAGNLIGQRDFLSIRHSSKSESCVYLGGAATRLESFPPQPGFVRAEDGPTCIILQPLQDRPDRSHFIWLLNMDVKVQNMWLAATVTSEQGSSSSTSGLHETPASPSGHTKPRKQEMREAEASVRHQH; this comes from the exons ATGGAGTCGTTATCTTCTGCTCTGTCCTTCACTGGCTCTATAAAACTGTACCGCAGCCTCCTCCTCTTCGCCATCTCAGCGGGAGCGAACATGCTGCCGGCCGTCGTGAAGCTCTGCTGTGGAATCTCATACCCACATTTACGGAGCATGGCAG GTCTGCAGCGTGCAGCTCTTGCAGCGTTCGGGCAGGAGATTGCACACTTGCAGAGCAGAGGGCAAATCAGCCATCCTGCATGGAGCCCTTTGAGATGGACTCGCCACAAGCAGTCTGGAA AGACAGACCCAGCAGAGCAGAGGACGGCAGCACTGGCCGATGAGGATGTGTTCTATCTGAAACAAGGAGAAGAAGCCCTAAATGAAGCTCTAAAGATTGTGGAGTCCAAGGATGGATGGAAACTGGAGATGGCCGAG ACGAATGGAGACGTAATCTACAGTAAGGTTCTCAGAGGAAACAGGAAGGTTTTCCGACTGGAGGCCGAGCTGGATGCATCTCCGGAAGAACTTCATGACATCTTGTTCGTCAGAGTGGAGGAGATGCATGAATGGAACCCCAACATCAGACGCATCAGA GTTCTGAAGCATGTGGGGAGGAACACCATGGTTACACACGAGGTGTCGGCAGAAACAGCGGGAAACCTGATTGGCCAGCGGGACTTCCTGAGCATCAGACATTCATCGAAGAGCGAGTCATGTGTTTATTTGGGCGGAGCTGCGACGCGGTTAGAGTCCTTTCCTCCTCAGCCGGGGTTTGTCAG GGCTGAAGACGGACCCACCTGCATCATCCTGCAGCCGCTTCAGGACCGTCCAGACCGGAGTCACTTCATCTGGCTTCTCAACATGGATGTGAAGGTACAAAACATGT GGCTGGCTGCCACAGTCACTAGTGAACAAGGCTCTTCCTCGAGCACAAGTGGACTTCACGAAACACCTGCGTCGCCGTCTGGCCACACAAAACCCAGAAAACAGGAGATGAGAGAAGCTGAAGCTTCTGTCAGGCATCAACACTGA
- the star2 gene encoding steroidogenic acute regulatory protein, mitochondrial isoform X2, producing MESLSSALSFTGSIKLYRSLLLFAISAGANMLPAVVKLCCGISYPHLRSMAGLQRAALAAFGQEIAHLQSRGQISHPAWSPLRWTRHKQSGKTDPAEQRTAALADEDVFYLKQGEEALNEALKIVESKDGWKLEMAETNGDVIYSKVLRGNRKVFRLEAELDASPEELHDILFVRVEEMHEWNPNIRRIRVLKHVGRNTMVTHEVSAETAGNLIGQRDFLSIRHSSKSESCVYLGGAATRLESFPPQPGFVRAEDGPTCIILQPLQDRPDRSHFIWLLNMDVKGWLPQSLVNKALPRAQVDFTKHLRRRLATQNPENRR from the exons ATGGAGTCGTTATCTTCTGCTCTGTCCTTCACTGGCTCTATAAAACTGTACCGCAGCCTCCTCCTCTTCGCCATCTCAGCGGGAGCGAACATGCTGCCGGCCGTCGTGAAGCTCTGCTGTGGAATCTCATACCCACATTTACGGAGCATGGCAG GTCTGCAGCGTGCAGCTCTTGCAGCGTTCGGGCAGGAGATTGCACACTTGCAGAGCAGAGGGCAAATCAGCCATCCTGCATGGAGCCCTTTGAGATGGACTCGCCACAAGCAGTCTGGAA AGACAGACCCAGCAGAGCAGAGGACGGCAGCACTGGCCGATGAGGATGTGTTCTATCTGAAACAAGGAGAAGAAGCCCTAAATGAAGCTCTAAAGATTGTGGAGTCCAAGGATGGATGGAAACTGGAGATGGCCGAG ACGAATGGAGACGTAATCTACAGTAAGGTTCTCAGAGGAAACAGGAAGGTTTTCCGACTGGAGGCCGAGCTGGATGCATCTCCGGAAGAACTTCATGACATCTTGTTCGTCAGAGTGGAGGAGATGCATGAATGGAACCCCAACATCAGACGCATCAGA GTTCTGAAGCATGTGGGGAGGAACACCATGGTTACACACGAGGTGTCGGCAGAAACAGCGGGAAACCTGATTGGCCAGCGGGACTTCCTGAGCATCAGACATTCATCGAAGAGCGAGTCATGTGTTTATTTGGGCGGAGCTGCGACGCGGTTAGAGTCCTTTCCTCCTCAGCCGGGGTTTGTCAG GGCTGAAGACGGACCCACCTGCATCATCCTGCAGCCGCTTCAGGACCGTCCAGACCGGAGTCACTTCATCTGGCTTCTCAACATGGATGTGAAG GGCTGGCTGCCACAGTCACTAGTGAACAAGGCTCTTCCTCGAGCACAAGTGGACTTCACGAAACACCTGCGTCGCCGTCTGGCCACACAAAACCCAGAAAACAGGAGATGA
- the star2 gene encoding steroidogenic acute regulatory protein, mitochondrial isoform X3 yields MLPAVVKLCCGISYPHLRSMAGLQRAALAAFGQEIAHLQSRGQISHPAWSPLRWTRHKQSGKTDPAEQRTAALADEDVFYLKQGEEALNEALKIVESKDGWKLEMAETNGDVIYSKVLRGNRKVFRLEAELDASPEELHDILFVRVEEMHEWNPNIRRIRVLKHVGRNTMVTHEVSAETAGNLIGQRDFLSIRHSSKSESCVYLGGAATRLESFPPQPGFVRAEDGPTCIILQPLQDRPDRSHFIWLLNMDVKVQNMWLAATVTSEQGSSSSTSGLHETPASPSGHTKPRKQEMREAEASVRHQH; encoded by the exons ATGCTGCCGGCCGTCGTGAAGCTCTGCTGTGGAATCTCATACCCACATTTACGGAGCATGGCAG GTCTGCAGCGTGCAGCTCTTGCAGCGTTCGGGCAGGAGATTGCACACTTGCAGAGCAGAGGGCAAATCAGCCATCCTGCATGGAGCCCTTTGAGATGGACTCGCCACAAGCAGTCTGGAA AGACAGACCCAGCAGAGCAGAGGACGGCAGCACTGGCCGATGAGGATGTGTTCTATCTGAAACAAGGAGAAGAAGCCCTAAATGAAGCTCTAAAGATTGTGGAGTCCAAGGATGGATGGAAACTGGAGATGGCCGAG ACGAATGGAGACGTAATCTACAGTAAGGTTCTCAGAGGAAACAGGAAGGTTTTCCGACTGGAGGCCGAGCTGGATGCATCTCCGGAAGAACTTCATGACATCTTGTTCGTCAGAGTGGAGGAGATGCATGAATGGAACCCCAACATCAGACGCATCAGA GTTCTGAAGCATGTGGGGAGGAACACCATGGTTACACACGAGGTGTCGGCAGAAACAGCGGGAAACCTGATTGGCCAGCGGGACTTCCTGAGCATCAGACATTCATCGAAGAGCGAGTCATGTGTTTATTTGGGCGGAGCTGCGACGCGGTTAGAGTCCTTTCCTCCTCAGCCGGGGTTTGTCAG GGCTGAAGACGGACCCACCTGCATCATCCTGCAGCCGCTTCAGGACCGTCCAGACCGGAGTCACTTCATCTGGCTTCTCAACATGGATGTGAAGGTACAAAACATGT GGCTGGCTGCCACAGTCACTAGTGAACAAGGCTCTTCCTCGAGCACAAGTGGACTTCACGAAACACCTGCGTCGCCGTCTGGCCACACAAAACCCAGAAAACAGGAGATGAGAGAAGCTGAAGCTTCTGTCAGGCATCAACACTGA